One part of the Acidobacteriota bacterium genome encodes these proteins:
- a CDS encoding PilT/PilU family type 4a pilus ATPase — MPTLRSLLKFLVDKEASDLHLKPMRPPLVRLKGRLLPLKAPPFRPEDLDRMLREILTPQQQRILEEKLCVEFGHSVGGMSRFRATIFYQRGTLGAVFRRVPIHFPTIDEWGLPEAIKELADLRQGLVIITGPTGSGKSSTLAALIHEIISKRLVHVVTIEDPIEFLLTDGLGVVTQREVGSDTTSFPDALRNALRQDPDVIMVGENRDLETMETTLTAAETGHLVLTTLHTNSAAQTIDRIIDMYPAEQQRQVRQQLSHVLQAVVSMQLVERADGSGLVAAVEILRATPRISKLIRDGNIGELQEEMERSVSYHRMQTMNQSLAALVVNRVITRERALEASPNPGDLDLLLRKLLYSANATDAPGEEQEMASDADFSRIHRLMEIERLYDELQERHQQAIAERDARIAELQAQLDQLRNADAEQDQRLRALQDERDRIARAMEAQRAEYEAKIERLQARVRELSTETAGRGGLFRR; from the coding sequence TCCTCCCCCTCAAGGCGCCCCCGTTCCGGCCGGAAGATCTCGACCGGATGCTGCGCGAGATCCTCACACCGCAGCAGCAGCGCATTCTCGAAGAGAAGCTGTGCGTGGAGTTCGGACACTCCGTCGGCGGGATGTCGCGCTTCCGGGCGACGATCTTCTACCAGCGAGGAACGCTCGGAGCCGTTTTCCGGCGCGTGCCGATCCACTTCCCCACGATCGACGAATGGGGGCTCCCCGAGGCGATCAAGGAACTCGCCGATCTGCGGCAGGGCCTGGTGATCATCACCGGACCGACCGGATCGGGAAAGTCCTCGACGCTCGCCGCGTTGATCCACGAGATCATCAGCAAGCGGTTGGTCCACGTCGTGACGATCGAGGATCCGATCGAGTTCCTCTTGACCGACGGCCTCGGCGTCGTCACCCAGCGCGAGGTCGGGTCGGACACCACCAGCTTTCCCGACGCTCTCCGCAACGCGCTTCGCCAGGATCCGGACGTGATCATGGTCGGTGAGAACCGCGACCTGGAGACGATGGAGACCACGCTGACCGCGGCGGAGACCGGGCATCTCGTGCTGACGACCCTGCACACGAACTCCGCGGCCCAGACCATCGACCGCATCATCGACATGTACCCGGCGGAGCAGCAGCGGCAGGTGCGCCAGCAGCTGTCTCACGTCCTCCAGGCGGTGGTCAGCATGCAGCTCGTCGAGCGGGCGGACGGGAGCGGGCTCGTCGCCGCCGTGGAGATCCTCCGCGCCACGCCGCGGATCAGCAAGCTCATCCGGGACGGGAACATCGGGGAGCTGCAAGAGGAGATGGAGCGGTCGGTTTCGTACCACCGAATGCAGACGATGAATCAGTCCCTGGCGGCGCTGGTCGTCAACAGGGTCATCACCCGCGAGCGGGCTCTCGAGGCCTCGCCGAACCCGGGCGACCTCGACCTTCTGCTCCGCAAGCTGCTCTACTCCGCGAACGCGACCGACGCCCCGGGGGAGGAACAGGAGATGGCTTCCGACGCCGATTTCTCGCGCATCCACCGCCTGATGGAGATCGAACGCCTCTACGACGAGCTCCAGGAGCGCCACCAGCAGGCGATCGCCGAGCGGGACGCGAGGATCGCCGAGCTGCAGGCGCAACTCGACCAGTTGCGGAACGCCGATGCGGAGCAGGACCAGCGGCTGCGGGCACTCCAGGACGAGCGGGACCGCATCGCGCGGGCCATGGAGGCGCAGCGCGCCGAGTACGAGGCGAAGATCGAGCGCCTGCAGGCGCGCGTGCGGGAGCTCAGCACCGAAACCGCCGGTCGCGGCGGGCTCTTCCGCCGCTGA
- the hfq gene encoding RNA chaperone Hfq gives MAGESDLQAKLLERLRQNGAVVAVWLVSGKRLIGRLRGYDRYTIVLDHGGAEHVVFKHAIATIGPARGD, from the coding sequence ATGGCCGGAGAGTCCGATCTGCAGGCGAAGCTGCTGGAGCGCCTGCGCCAGAACGGCGCGGTGGTGGCGGTGTGGCTGGTCTCGGGCAAGCGCCTGATCGGGCGGCTGCGGGGCTACGATCGCTACACGATCGTTCTCGACCACGGGGGGGCCGAGCACGTGGTCTTCAAGCACGCCATCGCCACGATCGGGCCCGCGCGCGGGGATTGA
- the miaA gene encoding tRNA (adenosine(37)-N6)-dimethylallyltransferase MiaA: protein MSGARARFPPTVAVVGPTGTGKTGLAAALADRYACRLISCDAVQVYRGLDAATAKPSGAERRHRWALVDWLPPERDADLGRWVRAAEAELVEAARRDELPVVVGGTGLYLRGLAKGVTPAPRRRPELRARLDAIARRRGVPFLHRMLRRIDPEAAARLRPGDRQRIVRALEVRLVDPASRPAPLQTDWRGPDRFPLLRLGLRLPRERLAERLDARVEEFFAAGLVDEVRRLLGQGVPRSANALKAIGYREVVAWLEEGGAPDRLPQVIELVKRNTRRYAKRQMTWFRGEPGVRWLEADAPGLVDAAERIVIEWLREIGAREPRRRL, encoded by the coding sequence ATGAGTGGCGCACGCGCAAGGTTCCCGCCGACGGTGGCCGTCGTCGGGCCCACCGGGACCGGGAAGACGGGCTTGGCCGCGGCCCTGGCCGACCGGTACGCCTGTCGCCTGATCTCCTGCGACGCGGTGCAGGTCTACCGCGGGCTGGACGCGGCCACCGCGAAACCGAGCGGAGCGGAGCGCCGCCACCGGTGGGCGCTGGTCGATTGGCTTCCGCCCGAGCGGGACGCCGACCTCGGGCGCTGGGTCCGGGCGGCCGAGGCGGAACTCGTCGAAGCGGCCCGGCGGGACGAGCTTCCCGTCGTGGTGGGCGGCACCGGGCTCTACCTGCGCGGGTTGGCGAAGGGGGTCACCCCCGCGCCGCGGCGCAGGCCGGAGCTCCGCGCGCGGCTGGATGCGATCGCCAGGCGGCGCGGGGTGCCGTTCCTCCACCGGATGCTGCGGCGGATCGATCCGGAAGCGGCCGCCCGCCTCCGCCCCGGGGACCGCCAGCGGATCGTCCGGGCGCTCGAGGTGCGCCTGGTCGATCCGGCGAGCCGGCCGGCGCCGCTGCAGACGGACTGGCGGGGCCCGGACCGCTTTCCGCTGCTCCGGCTCGGCCTGCGGCTGCCCCGGGAGCGACTCGCCGAACGTCTCGACGCCCGCGTGGAGGAGTTCTTCGCGGCGGGGTTGGTCGACGAGGTCCGCCGGCTCCTCGGGCAGGGCGTCCCCCGGTCGGCCAACGCGCTCAAGGCGATCGGGTACAGGGAGGTCGTGGCCTGGCTGGAGGAGGGAGGCGCTCCGGATCGCCTCCCGCAGGTGATCGAGCTGGTCAAGCGGAACACCCGCCGCTACGCGAAGCGCCAGATGACTTGGTTCAGGGGCGAACCCGGCGTGCGCTGGCTGGAGGCCGACGCTCCCGGCCTCGTGGACGCCGCCGAGCGGATCGTCATCGAGTGGCTCCGGGAGATCGGCGCGCGCGAGCCCCGCCGTCGCCTATAA